The DNA sequence TTCCGATGTTGGAAAGGAAAGGGTCGACGTAAGCTACTATAAAAGGCCAATTAATACAacctttttattatatttcgaTCATTATGTTtgtttactctctctttaggTTTTCCCCTTTTTCGCTTCTTCCAGTACACACGGTATGTTTTACTCGATCAACggatgtttatgtttttcaaTGAAGATTTTTATGCGTCTCCTTTtctcttattcttttttaaatatgatagaGTAATTATAATGCGTGAATTATAGCAGATGTCGCATGAAGATAGAATCAGCGAATTGAATGAAGATAGAATCAGTGAATTACCTAGTGATATTCTGATATCTATAATCTCTCGATTGACTCCGAAAGAAGCTACTTCTACTTGCATACTTTCAACTCATTGGCGACATCTCCATAGCTATGCGACTCATCTCAATTTCCCAAAGTTCGGAGATAGGATTGacacaaaatcaaagtatttAAGTATGATCGATCATGTCTTGGATTCACATAGAGgcactaaaataaaagagttggTGGTGGACTTGGACTATCTAGAATGTGAAAAATTTGAGAAGTGGTTCGAGTTTGCCCTAACTAAGAAAGCTGAAAAAATTTGTTTACGTGGTTGGAATAACAATAAGGTTCCAATTCTAAGACTTCCAATTACAGATGGTATGAAATGCCTTAAAGATTTGTATCTAGGCAATGGAATTAAATTGACCGATCAAGATTTTGAGCTTTTGGTTTCCAATTGCCTTGCTCTTGAATGCTTGATAATTGAAGTATCTTTCAGCTTGAAAAATGTCTCAATAGTTGGGCACTCGAAATTGAAGCATGTAAAACTATTATATGCTAGGAGAGTTGAATCCATTGTGATTTGCGACGCAATAAGCCTCGTTTCTTTGACGCTCCATAATTTGTCAGCTGGATGTGCTTTCAAACTAAGTAACAGTCCGAAGCTTACCAAACTCAATTATCAAGAAAATCATAATGTACTCATGCTTGCTGAGCTCCTTGTCAGAATTCCATCTTCCATACGCAACCAACTTCAACGATTGCGCCTCTCAACTACATTTCATTCTTATTATGTTACGCCTCGGGTAATaacttttcttcaatttctgtTTTCTTCTTATATATAGCAAGTGTTAAGTAAtaaatgtgaatttaatttgctGAAGGATCTTGTTCATCAAGAGTTGTTGTATGTTGatcttataaatataaaacatctAGAGTTGTCGATTGAGACGGCCGATTTTCTTTATTGTGATGGGCCTTTTCAACGCTATGTGCACCGTTTGATTGAAGCATGTGGTTCACTAGAAACACTTGTGATAAAGGTATGCGTTAAAGTTAaacaatcaattttaatttggggCAGTCATTGACACATTTTTTCAATATGTATTGCAGTTTACGAAGGAAGATCTGGGCATAAATGCACATCCAATGTGTGAGGAGTGTAGGATCATGATGCTCATAGATCAACCTGCGCCTGCAGAGTGTAGGAACACGAATTCCCAggatttaataattatagaaCCTGCGGCTGCAGAGTGCATGGGTTGCCAGCatttaaaaagaatagaaGCGATGGGCATCATGTATCAACATGCAGAGTTGCCCGTAAAGTATTTGGAAATCACAGGATATTTTGGTAATTCGTGGCAACGGCAATTGGCTATGTTCATAGTTGATAATGCTACGGCTCTCCAAAAATTGAGTGTATTGTCTTGTGATCAAGAGGCATTAGCTCGTGCACGTCATGATTTTCGacatacttccttcgtccatCATGACATACGGGGTCTAGAGAATAAGTGGTGTTCCGACTATTTGTCGTGGATACTTGATACGGGCATATCTTCATGAATATCCCTCATatcttattaaatatttagttataatttctttatagcatatttatttcttgttcGGTAAGTTAGGTTTATTTCTTGTTCATTAAGTTAGGACCAttgttattttcttctatCAATATATCAGAATTTATCTACTTTTATCGTCTTTTATCTTTCTCTGCAATTTATCTTATCAAAAAAACCTTAAAGAACGATAATTGGCTGCTCGACGGGATTCTTCTCTGCGACCTCTCGCAATTATCCTtctatactatattttaatagttttCATAACTTCCTTTACATGCTTTGTTGATTAGAACCTCGCTTAATTTGAATACAGATGATAAATAGATCTTAATTAGTCCAGCTTTGTTGGTTGATGAGATATGTATCATTAATTCTTTTCAAAACGTAAGTTCCAAACATTCATACAacttatttatattgattaattttccTGCTGTCGTGCCTAAGCGACGACATCCATAGTGACTGGATGTTTCGAACTAAGCAACATTCCGAAGCTTACCAAACTCAATTTTCAAGGAACTTTTGATCTACTCATGCTTGTTGAGCTCCTTTTCAGAATTTCATCTTGCATACGCGACCAACTACAACGATTTGCGCCTCtcaactatattttattcttatttttataaggTTTGGGTAatgatttttcttaaatttaattttttcttataatacACTCCATATAccaaatatgaatatatgtgACTTTAATTCGCAGGAGGATCTTGATCATCCTGAGTTGTTGTGGGTTGATCTTGTAATATAAAACATCTAGAGGTGGTGATTGAGACAAGCGGTTCTCTTCCCAGTGGCGGGTCTTTTCAACGGTATGTGAGTCGTTTGATTGAAGTATGTGGTTCACTTGACAAACTTGAGATATAGGTATGAATTACCTCAAACTAACTGGACATCAACTTTAATTTAGGTGCAGTCAATTACACTGTTTGATGCATTTTTACAATTTATGTTGCAGTTTATAACTCAGACAAGGAGAGTGATGTGTGAGTGGTGATGGAAAGAGACACATAGATCAACCTGCTGCAGAGTGTAGGAGGTGTCGGTATCCAAAAATCATAGGATATTTGATCAAGTGCTAGGCCAAAATCAACATGCAAAGTTGCCCGTAAAGTATTTGGAAATCACATGATATTTTGGCTCTTCGTGGCAACAGAAATTGGCTTTGTACGTCGTCAATAATGCTAAAGCTCTCCAGTAATTTACAGTAGTGTCTTGAGATCAAGAGGCGTTAGCTCGTCCGCGTCGTGATTTTCAACATACTCCCTTTGTCGACTATGACGGTTCTAGTTTTAGTGGACGGGCCGAGTTGTACATGTATGAGATAGAGAATAAGTGTTGTTCATACCAATTGTTGTGATCGGCAGCGACGGTCCGTGCTGAaccattaattaatcacaaataTCTTGACCATACCTAACTAAATACTAAGTACTCCCTCGGTTCCCtcgtagttgagtcatttttctatttcgggaagttccctcatagttaAGTCATTCCCAtgtatagtaacttttttctctttcttactttactctgtCTTACTTTATTGTCTGTACTTTATTcaatctctactttattctctcttacttttttatctattatttaaCACCCTCAACATCCCTACTAAAAATCCGCAACATACTTACACTTTTTaagtaattattattttaaaattttaatatactatataactTTCAAGTAAAGAACGAAAACATAATTTCAAAGTACTTTTGAAAAGAATTATTCGACTAGCTTTTATTAGTTTGAAAAATtctgataaaattaaataatgagaaTTCTCTTATTTTGAGTCAACCCCATAGGATTCAAATTCAGTTAACATTCCTATGTTTGGCTATATCCGAAAAGCAAAAGAGAAGATATatacaagaaagaaaaaagattcaACGGTGGAACTCTCCAACATTAGACATTCTTGGATGTGTTTAGCGGTGActcattcattattttaatataagtaCATCGTACTACAAAGACATTTTAGATATGTTCGagtttgataaaataattgagcCGTAAATCCAAGTAGAGTCGAGTAAttaattgggaaaaaaatgaaggaTATGGATTCAATTGTGGACATGTGAAACTCTCGAAAATTAGGCGATCTTTGATGTGTAATTATTATCAATATCGactcattattttgttgaataattattataatttcttcaGAGATGGAGAAAAAAGCATGTCATACTTAAAAACGTGTTTATATGATTCAGTttagataaattaaatggGCTATAAAGCCTAAGTAGCTTTGAATAATTCGCTCGCCCATTGTAAAGTTAAGAGATTGGGCTAAGCCCAACTATATTAAGTATAGGCTATAATGGAGTCGTTTTAAAGGATTAATCATCCATGTGCAATGGTTTCTTCATTAATACTAcgatggagaggtaaaatccCTAAAGAGTGAGATCATGATACTGTCTATTTTTACATGTATCTcaaataatttacaatttattatttggacCTATTCatgtgaaaataataataaaaagtggccCGGCCCACTCTATTATTTGacatagtagtactccctccgtcccggctaagatgacacattccttattcaaaataaactaattgaTATTTATGTTGATTGTTATGCAAAAGTCTATatcatcaacacaaaaatatatactaagccaaatgtttcataattaataataggtcccacattttcttatttttttttcatttacgttttattataaagtagGATTTACAttctactatctttttttcaccaacttttctttacatttttttaaaactagtgtcgaactcaaatgagacccaaaaggaacggagggaatatattattaacgattactccctccctcccaaAAAGTTCTTTTTTATAAGCAAAATTCTCAagctaaaaaaaacaatggtGAGACaaaaagtacaaaaaaaaagtcccGCAACAAACCAAACTAACAAGACAAGCAAAAATTCTCAAGCTAAAACAATTGGCTTTCCCTATTCCCACTATAGGCCGTCAAGGCTCAGCCGCGCCTCCCTCACACAGTCGCGGCTCATCTATAGTGGATGCTCAATTTGTATAAATGTTAGGAACGTACGTTTTGAAATGAATTCATGATACATATCTCatcaatcataaaattaagattaagATCTATTTAACATATCTATATTCAAACTAAGCGAGTTATAACCAATAGAAAGGCATCAAACAAAGCATGTAAAGGAAGTTATGAAAACTATTAAAGTGAATAATATTTATGTCTATAATATTTAGACTCCCCACAACAATTAGTCGGAATACCACTTATTCTCTATTTCATATTGGTGCAACTCGGCCCATCCACTAAAACTAGAACCCGTGCCATAATAGACGAAGGGAATGTGACGAAAATCATGACGTGCACGAGCTAATACCACCTGGTCACACGACACGACCATCAGTTTCTGGAGAGCTTTAGCATTATTGATGACGTCCAAAGCCAATTTCCGTTGCCAAGAAAAGCCAAAATATCCCGTGATTTCTAAATACTTTACTGGCAACTTTACCCCCGGTTGTCGTTCCAAATATCCTAGTATGATTTTTAGACGTTGACACCTACTACACTCTGCAGCAGGTTGATTCATGCCCATCACTTCCCTACACCcctcacacatagcatgcttcACTTCCCTTGTGTGATGCATAAACTGCAacacaaattgaaaaaaatgcatcaaaCAACGTAATGACTgcccaaattaaaattgatat is a window from the Salvia hispanica cultivar TCC Black 2014 chromosome 1, UniMelb_Shisp_WGS_1.0, whole genome shotgun sequence genome containing:
- the LOC125200530 gene encoding F-box/FBD/LRR-repeat protein At1g51370-like, which encodes MSHEDRISELNEDRISELPSDILISIISRLTPKEATSTCILSTHWRHLHSYATHLNFPKFGDRIDTKSKYLSMIDHVLDSHRGTKIKELVVDLDYLECEKFEKWFEFALTKKAEKICLRGWNNNKVPILRLPITDGMKCLKDLYLGNGIKLTDQDFELLVSNCLALECLIIEVSFSLKNVSIVGHSKLKHVKLLYARRVESIVICDAISLVSLTLHNLSAGCAFKLSNSPKLTKLNYQENHNVLMLAELLVRIPSSIRNQLQRLRLSTTFHSYYVTPRDLVHQELLYVDLINIKHLELSIETADFLYCDGPFQRYVHRLIEACGSLETLVIKFTKEDLGINAHPMCEECRIMMLIDQPAPAECRNTNSQDLIIIEPAAAECMGCQHLKRIEAMGIMYQHAELPVKYLEITGYFGNSWQRQLAMFIVDNATALQKLSVLSCDQEALARARHDFRHTSFVHHDIRGLENKWCSDYLSWILDTGISS